The Brassica napus cultivar Da-Ae chromosome C7, Da-Ae, whole genome shotgun sequence genome has a segment encoding these proteins:
- the LOC111207926 gene encoding S-alkyl-thiohydroximate lyase SUR1-like: MLFDNCRKDVKKTILPLGHEDPSVYPCFRTCIEAQRPPLRHNVDLVCDRLKDIRCVVCPKKPESCTYLLTKLELSLLDGIKDDIDFCVKLAREENLVFLPGEALGVKNWMRITIGVEAHMLEDALERLKGFCTRHTKKTDTETESPSSVENE; the protein is encoded by the exons ATGCTCTTCGACAACTGCAGGAAGGACGTTAAAAAGACTATCTTGCCCCTCGGCCATGAAGATCCTTCCGTCTATCCTTGCTTCCGCACCTGTATCGAGGCCCAACGTCCTCCCCTCCGGCATAATGTCGATTTGGTGTGTGATAGGCTCAAGGATATTCGCTGCGTCGTCTGTCCCAAGAAACCCGAGTCTTGCACTTATCTATTG ACAAAGCTTGAGCTGTCATTGTTGGATGGCATCAAGGATGACATTGATTTTTGCGTGAAGCTGGCCAGAGAGGAAAACCTCGTGTTTCTTCCAG GAGAGGCTCTGGGGGTGAAGAACTGGATGAGGATAACTATCGGAGTGGAAGCTCATATGCTTGAGGATGCACTTGAGAGACTCAAGGGTTTCTGTACACGCCATACCAAGAAGACAGATACAGAAACTGAGTCACCTTCAAGCGTTGAAAATGAGTGA